AAATTTATCCGACCATTATGACCCTACTAAAAACGTTATAAGGCTTTCGGACAGCGTGTATAACAGCACCTCCGTTGCGGCAATAGGCGTTGCGGCTCACGAGGCAGGCCACGCAATTCAGCACGCAAGGCAGTATCTTCCCATAAAAATAAGAACTGCTATTATCCCTATTACACAGATAGGCTCAAATCTTGCTATGCCTTTAATTCTTATAGGACTTTTAATGTCAATTATGGGACTTGCTTATGTGGGAATAGTATTTTTTGCACTTTCAACGATTTTCCAGCTTGTTACTCTTCCTGTAGAATTTAACGCTTCAAAAAGAGCTATGGAAATTTTAGAAAGCAAAGGTATGCTTGAAAGCGATGAGCTTAAGGGCGCAAAATCCGTGCTTTCTGCAGCAGCTATGACCTATGTTGCGGCGCTTGCTGTATCATTGGCAAACTTACTCAGATTGATTTTAATGGTATCGGGCAGGAGAAGAAGATAGAACAATGGAAAATATCCGACAGGCAGCTGTAAAAATACTTACAGACTGTGAAAAAAAGCGTAGCTATTCCAATCTTGTTTTAAAGGCATATAAAAATAACGGTGAAATATCAGACGCTGATTACAGATTGCTCTGCGCCATTGTAAACGGAACTCTTGAAAAAAGAGTTACTATTGATTTTTATCTTGAGCACTTTATAAAAAAAGGGCTTAAGAGGCTTTCTGCTACGGTGCTTAACATTTTGCGTATTGGAGTATTTCAGATTTTATATCTGGATAAGGTGCCTGACAGCGCCGCCTGTAACGAGTGCGTGAAAATAGCTAAGAAAATGCAGGGAAATATATCGGGCTTTGTAAACGGCGTTTTGAGAAATATCAGCCGTCAGAAAGACAGCTTACCGCTTCCCGACAAAAAGGATAAAATCAAGTATTTAAGCGTAACTTA
This is a stretch of genomic DNA from Oscillospiraceae bacterium. It encodes these proteins:
- a CDS encoding zinc metallopeptidase codes for the protein MLWYYDPVTYIILIVPCLIFALIAQGKVQSSFSKYSKVYSRKALTAAQTTRIILDENGLNNVAIEHVAGNLSDHYDPTKNVIRLSDSVYNSTSVAAIGVAAHEAGHAIQHARQYLPIKIRTAIIPITQIGSNLAMPLILIGLLMSIMGLAYVGIVFFALSTIFQLVTLPVEFNASKRAMEILESKGMLESDELKGAKSVLSAAAMTYVAALAVSLANLLRLILMVSGRRRR